The Saccharomyces mikatae IFO 1815 strain IFO1815 genome assembly, chromosome: 11 genome has a segment encoding these proteins:
- the SBA1 gene encoding Hsp90 cochaperone SBA1 (similar to Saccharomyces cerevisiae SBA1 (YKL117W); ancestral locus Anc_2.455) encodes MSVKVINPQVAWAQRSSTTDPERNYVLMTVSIADCDAPELTIKPTYLELKAQSKPHVGDETVHHYQLHIDLYKEIIPEKTMHKVANGQHYFLKLYKKDLESEYWPRLTKEKVKYSYIKTDFDKWVDEDEQDEVEAEGNDAAQGMDFSQMMGGAGGAGGAGGMDFSQMMGGAGGAGGMDFSQMMGGAGGAGGAGSPDMAQLQQLLAQSGGNLNMGDFKENDEEGEEDEVEPEVKA; translated from the coding sequence ATGTCCGTTAAAGTTATTAATCCGCAAGTCGCATGGGCTCAAAGGTCCAGCACCACTGATccagaaagaaattatgtTTTAATGACTGTGTCAATTGCTGACTGTGATGCCCCTGAATTAACAATTAAACCAACTTACCTAGAATTAAAGGCTCAATCAAAGCCTCATGTTGGCGATGAGACTGTCCATCACTATCAACTACATATTGATCTATACAAGGAAATCATACCTGAAAAAACGATGCATAAAGTTGCCAATGGCCAGCACTACTTTCTAAAATTGTACAAGAAGGATTTAGAATCCGAATACTGGCCACGTTTGACAAAGGAAAAGGTAAAGTACTCTTATATTAAGACTGATTTCGATAAATGGGTTGACGAAGATGAACAGGATGAAGTTGAAGCTGAAGGTAATGATGCCGCTCAAGGCATGGACTTCAGCCAAATGATGGGAGGCGCTGGTGGCGCTGGTGGAGCTGGTGGTATGGATTTCAGCCAAATGATGGGAGGTGCCGGAGGTGCCGGTGGTATGGATTTCAGTCAAATGATGGGAGGTGCCGGTGGTGCCGGTGGTGCCGGTTCCCCCGATATGGCTCAATTACAACAATTACTGGCTCAAAGTGGTGGTAATTTGAATATGGGAGATTTCAAAGAgaacgatgaagaaggcGAGGAGGATGAAGTAGAACCTGAAGTGAAAGCCTAA
- the SRP21 gene encoding signal recognition particle subunit SRP21 (similar to Saccharomyces cerevisiae SRP21 (YKL122C); ancestral locus Anc_2.449) has product MSMKPIDNFIMSSVRLFEVNPSQTLFSISYKPPTPKTNTKVSFRTHNPHLSSNYRFTTNKSKDVSRLLSALGPRGVSVTPGKIEKIAQLKKKQNGKIKQLNKKTKGKNIQDVVGLATLMVNVDVKKNEPVVTKSVMGQKQGANAAQNSGCNSSSALKKKKNKNKGKKKR; this is encoded by the coding sequence ATGTCCATGAAACCCATTGACAATTTCATCATGAGTAGTGTTCGCCTCTTTGAGGTAAATCCTTCTCAAACACTTTTTTCTATATCATATAAACCACCTACACCAAAGACTAACACCAAGGTGTCCTTTAGAACCCATAATCCGCATTTATCCTCGAACTATAGATTCACCACtaataaaagtaaagatGTTTCAAGGTTGCTTAGTGCGTTAGGTCCACGAGGTGTTTCTGTAACTCCaggaaaaattgaaaaaatagcacagttaaaaaagaagcagaACGGTAAGATAAAACAGTtaaataagaaaacaaaaggtAAAAACATTCAAGATGTGGTAGGTTTGGCCACTTTAATGGTCAATGTAGATGTTAAAAAGAACGAACCTGTGGTCACGAAAAGCGTTATGGGGCAGAAGCAAGGTGCCAATGCTGCACAAAATAGCGGTtgtaattcttcttcagctttaaagaagaaaaaaaacaaaaacaaaggCAAAAAGAAGCGTTAA
- the VPH2 gene encoding Vph2p (similar to Saccharomyces cerevisiae VPH2 (YKL119C); ancestral locus Anc_2.453), with amino-acid sequence MFEIKLNDKITEFLRKFKNSARSNRDIDGDIDLFLQQHAIPMRSLLFYIEEYRKDSDIPYSIREMLRPFKFQFKPKNVRGSHYSEDFKKNLEFLKYQQQEYEYQTIVKRNKPIYSLRDEDELTPSQINKQIKEQVTTVFNVLVSVVSVVVAIWYWTGTSTNFPVHVRLLLCLFFGILVLVADVVVYNSYLKKLEEAKVKEKTKVEKKKVLTKITL; translated from the coding sequence ATGTTTGAAATTAAGCTGAATGATAAGATTACTGAATTCCTGCGAAAGTTCAAAAATAGTGCAAGGTCAAACAGAGATATTGATGGGGACATTGATTTGTTTCTGCAGCAACACGCCATCCCTATGCGATCATTGCTTTTTTATATAGAAGAATACAGAAAGGACAGCGATATACCTTATTCGATAAGAGAAATGTTGAGACCGTTCAAATTCCAGTTCAAGCCTAAAAATGTGAGAGGTTCACATTATTCAGAGGActttaagaaaaatttagagtttttgaaatatcagCAACAAGAGTATGAATACCAAACTATAGTCAAGAGAAACAAGCCAATCTATTCACTCCGAGACGAAGATGAGCTAACACCTTCACAAATCAATAAGCAGATTAAGGAACAAGTTACCACTGTTTTCAACGTTCTTGTGAGTGTCGTATCGGTTGTTGTGGCTATCTGGTATTGGACCGGAACTTCAACAAACTTCCCGGTTCATGTTCGTCTTTTGCTGTGCTTGTTTTTTGGAATATTAGTCTTAGTGGCAGATGTTGTTGTCTATAACAGTTACCTGAAGAAACTCGAAGAagcaaaagtaaaagaaaaaacaaaggtcgagaaaaaaaaagttttaacCAAAATTACACTTTAG
- the OAC1 gene encoding Oac1p (similar to Saccharomyces cerevisiae OAC1 (YKL120W); ancestral locus Anc_2.451), translating to MSSENSNQEKQIEKTAAQKVSKFGSFVAGGLAACIAVTVTNPIELIKIRMQLQGEMSATAAKVYKNPIQGMAVIFKNEGIKGLQKGLNAAYIYQIGLNGSRLGFYEPIRSSLNQLFFPDQEPHKVQSVGVNVFSGAASGIIGAVIGSPLFLVKTRLQSYSEFIKIGEQTHYSGVWNGLVTIFKTEGVKGLFRGIDAAILRTGAGSSVQLPIYNTAKNFLVKNDLMKDGPALHLTASTISGLGVAVVMNPWDVILTRIYNQKGDLYKGPIDCLVKTVKIEGVTALYKGFAAQVFRIAPHTIMCLTFMEQTMKLVYSVESRVLGHN from the coding sequence ATGTCATCTGAAAACTCAAATCAAGAGAAACAAATCGAAAAAACGGCCGCTCAAAAGGTATCGAAGTTTGGTTCCTTCGTAGCTGGTGGCCTAGCAGCTTGTATAGCTGTTACTGTCACCAACCCGATCGAATTGATCAAAATCAGAATGCAACTTCAAGGTGAAATGTCAGCTACGGCTGCGAAAGTTTACAAAAATCCAATCCAAGGTATGGCGgtaattttcaaaaacgaAGGTATAAAAGGTCTACAAAAAGGTTTAAATGCTGCTtatatttatcaaattgGGCTAAATGGTTCCAGATTGGGGTTTTATGAGCCAATCAGATCTTCATTAAATCAGCTTTTCTTCCCAGATCAAGAACCGCATAAGGTACAAAGTGTAGGGGTTAACGTCTTTTCTGGTGCCGCATCTGGTATAATTGGTGCAGTGATTGGTTCTCCATTATTCTTGGTCAAAACAAGACTTCAATCGTATTCCGAATTCATTAAAATTGGTGAACAAACCCATTATTCTGGAGTTTGGAATGGGTTGGtcaccattttcaaaactgaAGGTGTTAAAGGTTTGTTTAGGGGTATTGATGCAGCCATTTTAAGAACAGGTGCTGGTTCCTCCGTTCAATTACCTATTTACAACACCGcgaaaaactttttagtCAAAAATGATCTAATGAAAGACGGTCCAGCTTTACATCTAACTGCAAGTACTATATCTGGGTTAGGTGTTGCCGTAGTAATGAATCCTTGGGATGTCATATTGACAAGAATTTATAATCAGAAGGGTGACTTGTACAAGGGGCCTATAGATTGTTTGGTCAAAACAGTTAAAATTGAAGGTGTCACCGCTTTATATAAGGGATTTGCAGCTCAAGTGTTCAGAATCGCTCCTCATACAATCATGTGTTTGACATTTATGGAACAAACAATGAAACTGGTTTATTCTGTAGAGTCGAGAGTTCTAGGGCATAATTAA
- the DGR2 gene encoding Dgr2p (similar to Saccharomyces cerevisiae DGR2 (YKL121W) and YMR102C; ancestral locus Anc_2.450): protein MFKSKTSTLSYNGTLNSDISDHDTGPINPKETSKVKYLNVPEDRNRHSSIGSSKRSFTKYDGEYSADIIPAQLKFVDNVDYSARLRRTFRRNSVISNGYNNLSENDRWYFDLFDREYFENYLEEPAYIKIFKRKEDLEQFDRMFLAQELKIPDTYQGETSAANADLFRNSICCCTFSHDGKYMVIGCKDGALHLWKVINSPVKRSEMGRSEKSVSATRANSLKIKRHLASISSHNNSISSNDIRSNDHFERTSRQLHLYAPVFYSDVFRVFTEHALDILDANWSKNGFLITASMDKTAKLWHPERKSSLKTFVHPDFVTSAVFFPSDDRFIITGCLDHRCRLWSILDNEVSYAFDCKDLITSLTLSPPDGEYTIIGTFNGYIYVLLTHGLKFVSSFHVVDKNTQGCTNNSFHPSPEYGKAHHGPRITGLQCFFSEVGKNLRLIVTTNDSKIQVFDLNEKKPLEIFKGFQSGSSRHKGQYLNMKNQPVVFTGSDDHWFYAWRMQSFNLSAEVSCAAPHRKKRLSGNMSLKGLLRIVSNKSTNDEVLTETSRQGGSSTATYTSKNATQTQSVGAQAIKNNHYVSFHAHNAPVTCASIAPDVAIKNLSLSNDLILELTSQYFKELNQQNMEPNEASDSKPNRPIKETGGFSSNLSNVVSNVGTVLITTDNQGLIRVFRTDILPEIRKKVLDKYHDYNLFHIDAATKINGHNNVNILENGMDERRPAEDDEFGTTPSSNRHDSIPGHECYEQHSNNSPVISGMPSRASAIFKNSIFNKSNGSFISLKSRSESANSIVFGPQDIPKGFTTGPKLKCDVCNGSNFECASKNPIAGGDSGFTCADCGTILNNFR from the coding sequence ATGTTCAAATCGAAGACAAGCACTTTAAGTTATAATGGAACATTGAACTCCGATATAAGTGATCACGATACAGGCCCAATAAATCCTAAAGAAACGAGCAAAGTAAAGTATTTGAACGTACCAGAAGACCGAAATCGACATTCTTCTATTGGGAGTTCGAAGAGAAGCTTTACTAAGTATGATGGAGAGTATTCTGCTGATATAATTCCCGCTCAGTTAAAATTTGTCGATAATGTAGACTACAGCGCAAGACTGAGAAGAACCTTTCGCAGAAACTCAGTAATCTCAAACGGATACAATAATCTCAGTGAGAACGACCGATGGTATTTTGATCTATTTGATAgggaatattttgaaaactatCTCGAAGAACCTGCATAtattaaaatattcaaaagaaaagaagatttagAGCAGTTTGATAGGATGTTCCTGGCTCAAGAGTTGAAAATCCCTGATACTTACCAAGGAGAAACTTCAGCCGCGAACGCTGACCTTTTCAGGAATTCAATATGCTGCTGTACATTCAGTCACGATGGTAAGTATATGGTTATTGGCTGCAAAGATGGTGCTTTACATCTTTGGAAGGTCATAAACTCGCCAGTAAAGAGATCGGAAATGGGGAGATCAGAAAAATCAGTTAGTGCAACCAGAGCTAACTCGcttaaaataaaaagacaTTTGGCAAGCATTAGTTCTCACAACAATTCCATATCAAGTAATGACATAAGATCAAACGaccattttgaaagaacttCGAGACAGTTACATTTATACGCTCCCGTCTTTTATTCTGATGTGTTTAGGGTCTTCACGGAACATGCTTTAGATATCTTGGATGCAAACTGGTCCAAAAACGGATTTCTAATAACGGCCTCGATGGACAAAACTGCAAAACTATGGCATCCTGAGAGAAAAAGCTCTTTGAAAACATTTGTTCATCCAGATTTTGTCACTTCCGCAGTTTTTTTCCCCAGCGACGATCGTTTTATAATAACAGGATGCTTAGACCACAGGTGCAGATTATGGTCTATACTGGACAATGAAGTTTCCTATGCATTCGATTGTAAAGATTTGATAACATCCTTGACACTATCTCCCCCCGATGGAGAATATACAATTATTGGTACATTTAATGGTTACATTTATGTTTTATTGACACATGGATTGAAGtttgtttcttcatttcaTGTAGTCGATAAAAACACTCAGGGATGCACTAATAATAGCTTTCACCCCTCCCCTGAATATGGAAAAGCCCATCATGGGCCCCGAATTACTGGCTTAcaatgtttcttttctgagGTGGGCAAAAATTTAAGATTGATAGTTACTACAAATGATTCGAAAATCCAAGTCTTTGATctgaatgaaaaaaaacctctagaaatattcaaaggATTTCAGAGTGGTTCGTCACGTCATAAAGGCCAGTATCTAAACATGAAAAATCAGCCTGTTGTCTTTACGGGTAGTGATGATCATTGGTTTTATGCCTGGAGAATGCAATCTTTCAATCTATCGGCAGAAGTGAGTTGCGCTGCTCCGCATAGGAAAAAGAGGCTAAGCGGAAATATGAGCTTGAAAGGGCTGTTGAGAATTGTTTCTAATAAGAGTACGAATGATGAAGTCCTGACAGAAACCTCACGTCAAGGCGGCTCCAGCACGGCTACCTatacatcaaaaaatgcCACTCAAACTCAATCCGTTGGTGCTCAGGCTATCAAAAATAACCACTACGTATCATTTCATGCCCATAATGCCCCCGTTACATGTGCGTCCATTGCTCCCGACGTTGCAATCAAAAATCTCTCTTTATCAAACGATTTAATTCTCGAACTTACTTCACAGTATTTTAAGGAATTgaatcaacaaaatatgGAACCCAATGAAGCAAGTGATAGCAAACCTAATCGCCCTATCAAAGAAACAGGAGGATTCAGCTCAAATCTATCAAACGTCGTCAGTAACGTTGGAACTGTGCTTATAACGACAGATAATCAAGGGTTAATTCGTGTTTTTAGGACTGACATCTTACCggaaataagaaagaaagtatTAGATAAGTACCATGACTACAATTTGTTTCACATCGATGCTGCTACTAAAATAAACGGCCACAATAATGTTAATATACTGGAAAACGGAATGGATGAAAGAAGGCCGGCAGAAGATGATGAGTTCGGTACTACCCCATCTTCAAATAGACATGACAGTATACCGGGCCATGAGTGCTATGAGCAGCATTCGAATAATAGCCCAGTGATTTCTGGCATGCCTTCACGAGCCAGCgctattttcaaaaattccatttttaaTAAATCCAATGGAAGTTTCATATCTTTAAAGTCAAGAAGTGAAAGTGCAAACTCCATAGTATTTGGACCGCAAGATATTCCGAAAGGTTTTACTACAGGCCCGAAGTTGAAATGTGATGTCTGCAATGGATCTAATTTTGAATGCGCATCAAAAAACCCGATTGCCGGCGGTGATAGTGGCTTTACGTGTGCTGATTGTGGTACAATCCTTAACAATTTCAGATAA
- the SSH4 gene encoding Ssh4p (similar to Saccharomyces cerevisiae SSH4 (YKL124W); ancestral locus Anc_2.448) produces MYVTFDEALDTSFGNLESPNYDSKAGDPNMVPTPPMDSDSAAISLAFLISLSITFAILMLILVVIAAYVTFCGDDESEYDEENTLGTRTSGTLHSLFGKKHSGILLDSSFASPGGFDDEIALQERELEELPKMSAYEVELYIRAKEFQTMSPPMVKEFGSYLDNDDQQFIKDRGIQSYFLLPSINDNIDEYGNFLPSFIVQDKLDIQFSKFNKSSSTVMNYPLPHNRKDAVYFEVKIFRHIQKSNSIFSIGLTTVPYPYFRVPGMAKYSIAYESTGKLRINNPFTASTLLPKLEEGDIVGFGYRYKTGTIFITHNGKKLMDVTQNIGIDLFIGIGAFNAAYTRTYTRDGLLEDSDNVSFREALSEGKDISVAKDLQRVHDPHDESDEMTSDEVELHVNLGQVGFVFIEANVKKYAFGSVYGQIGIPPAYNGTEINKDTILQKGEELPPKYADTDNFFGSMKVKEGSSSGKVGQASGPLRSIGAYERISSNFDRENNFYDDNPETSNNNVNNNDENADFGETSPLLENDNNKIFTDSNTPHEISGEALNKSSKNKSSKKHQKNRGKASKRKKRSRR; encoded by the coding sequence ATGTATGTCACTTTTGATGAAGCTTTGGATACTTCGTTTGGTAATCTAGAAAGCCCGAATTATGACTCCAAGGCAGGTGATCCTAACATGGTGCCAACACCTCCTATGGACTCAGATTCCGCAGCCATTAGTCTGGCATTCCTAATAAGTCTTTCAATTACATTTGCAATATTGATGCTCATCTTGGTAGTAATAGCTGCATATGTTACCTTTtgtggtgatgatgaatcTGAATACGACGAAGAGAATACCCTAGGTACACGAACTTCAGGAACTTTACATTCTTTGTTTGGTAAAAAACATAGTGGTATCTTGTTGGATTCCAGCTTTGCATCCCCTGGTGGATTTGACGATGAAATTGCCCTTCAAGAAAGAGAACTTGAAGAGTTACCAAAGATGTCAGCGTATGAGGTTGAGTTGTATATAAGAGCGAAAGAGTTTCAAACGATGAGCCCGCCAATGGTAAAGGAATTTGGCTCGTATTTGGATAATGATGATCAACAGTTTATCAAAGATCGTGGAATTCAAAGTTACTTTTTGTTACCCAGtattaatgataatatagaTGAGTACGGGAATTTTTTACCTAGTTTTATCGTTCAAGACAAACTAGATAtacaattttcaaaattcaaTAAGAGCTCATCCACTGTAATGAACTATCCCCTACCTCATAATAGGAAAGATGCAGTATATTTCGAAGTTAAAATATTCAGACATATTCAAAAATCCAATAGTATATTCAGTATAGGTTTGACAACCGTACCATATCCCTATTTCAGGGTACCAGGTATGGCTAAATATTCCATTGCTTACGAATCTACTGGTAAGCTAAGAATAAATAACCCTTTTACTGCCAGCACATTATTACCAAAGTTGGAAGAAGGTGATATAGTGGGGTTTGGTTACAGATATAAGACGGGTACAATCTTCATTACACATAATgggaaaaaattgatggaTGTAACACAGAATATTGGTATCGATCTTTTCATTGGAATTGGCGCGTTTAACGCCGCTTATACAAGAACATATACGAGGGATGGACTGTTGGAAGACTCAGATAATGTTAGTTTCCGTGAGGCCCTATCAGAAGGTAAGGACATTTCAGTCGCCAAAGATCTTCAAAGAGTTCACGATCCACATGATGAAAGTGATGAAATGACGTCCGATGAGGTTGAATTACACGTTAATTTAGGTCAAGTTGGATTCGTCTTTATAGAAGCCaatgtgaaaaaatatgcGTTTGGAAGTGTTTATGGCCAAATTGGGATTCCTCCGGCGTACAATGGAACTGAGATTAACAAGGACACTATTCTACAGAAGGGAGAAGAACTGCCACCAAAATATGCCGATACTGACAATTTTTTCGGTAGCATGAAAGTGAAGGAaggttcttcttctggaaAAGTAGGGCAAGCAAGTGGGCCCCTACGATCGATTGGGGCATATGAGAGAATCTCTTCTAATTTTGACAGAGAAAATAATTTCTACGATGACAACCCTGAAACCAGCAATAATAACGTCAACAATAATGACGAAAATGCTGATTTTGGTGAAACATCACCATTActggaaaatgataataataaaatattcaCAGATTCTAATACCCCCCATGAAATTTCTGGTGAAGCTCTAAATAAGAGCTCTAAAAACAAATCTAGCaaaaaacatcaaaaaaatagagGTAAAGCTtccaaaaggaaaaagagatCGAGAAGATAG
- the RRN3 gene encoding rDNA-binding RNA polymerase I transcriptional factor (similar to Saccharomyces cerevisiae RRN3 (YKL125W); ancestral locus Anc_2.447), whose product MMAFENTNKRSPQDFVAPMDPKKRKVQFSDSTGLVTLQSDEMKDDVFSTAMYSRFVKSAIDDLDKNDLTQISIIADQVALPKKNPERIDDKNFNILLDILSSNINRIESSKGTFLIQSIINFEKWWELPPQTLSKYIYFIKILCSSIPKWWQDVSMILVSCFILPVEQTVCHHDMLKYFLRMIPSSMGFIDTYLAKFFPNKNDTRKKMVNYTSNLLKLRGYCSELGFQIWSLLIEKIISIDVELQNELDELDDDVDDDDLEEVDLEDEDDLEDDSGEDNDENEEDSGNDESSSGVLDANQSDSEDMDIIEGMDGAEEYNVELTQGIKELSTKLDSILTLVSIHVEEQVTPESLESGEGVGVFNTLTTLFKTHVLPTYYTRSIQYIMFHVSQQQLELMDSFLVTLIDISFAANEAAEKKIKSLQYLGSYIARAKKLSRTQIIFVASYLTSWLNRYVIEREEEVDQRGGMERFKHFYAAFQALCYIFCFRHSIFRDTDGNWECELDKFFQRMVISKFNPLKFCNENVMLMFARIAQQESVAYCFSIIENNNNERLRGIIGKADSDRKESAVQANNASSSWSLATRQQFIDLQSYFPFDPLFLKNYKILMKEYYIEWSEASGEYESDGSDD is encoded by the coding sequence ATGATGGCTTTTGAGAATACCAATAAGCGATCACCCCAAGATTTTGTAGCCCCTATGGatccaaagaaaagaaaagtccAGTTTTCAGATAGTACGGGTCTAGTAACGCTTCAATCAGATGAGATGAAAGATGATGTGTTTTCAACAGCCATGTATAGCAGGTTTGTGAAATCTGCCATAGATGATCTGGATAAGAATGATTTAACACAGATCAGCATAATTGCCGATCAAGTAGCCCTTCCGAAAAAGAATCCTGAAAGAATCGATGATAAGAActtcaatattcttttggatATCTTATCTAGTAACATTAACAGGATAGAATCCTCCAAGGGAACTTTCCTCATACAATCTATTATAAACTTTGAGAAGTGGTGGGAATTGCCTCCACAGACTCTaagtaaatatatatatttcatTAAAATCCTTTGCTCGAGTATACCCAAATGGTGGCAAGACGTTTCAATGATACTGGTatcttgttttattttaccGGTCGAACAAACAGTGTGTCATCATGACATGCTTAAATATTTCTTAAGGATGATCCCCTCTTCGATGGGCTTCATAGATACATATTTGGCCAAATTTTTcccaaataaaaatgacacTCGGAAAAAGATGGTTAATTATACttcaaatttgttgaaattGAGAGGCTACTGTTCTGAACTAGGGTTCCAAATTTGGTCCTTACtgatagaaaaaattatctcGATTGATGTTGAATTACAAAATGAACTGGATGAATTGGATGACGATGTGGATGACGATGATCTAGAGGAGGTTGACTTAGAGGATGAGGACGATTTAGAGGATGACTCAGGAGaggataatgatgaaaatgaagaagatagtGGTAATGATGAGTCAAGCTCTGGAGTACTTGACGCTAATCAGAGTGACAGTGAAGATATGGACATCATTGAAGGTATGGATGGTGCAGAAGAGTATAATGTGGAGTTGACGCAAGGGATTAAAGAACTGTCTACCAAATTGGACTCCATCTTAACTTTAGTAAGCATACATGTGGAAGAGCAGGTAACACCAGAAAGCTTGGAAAGTGGTGAGGGTGTAGGAGTATTCAATACTCTAACAACATTATTCAAAACCCATGTTCTACCCACATATTATACCAGATCAATTCAATATATCATGTTTCATGTTTCACAACAACAACTAGAGCTAATGGATTCATTTCTAGTCACACTTAtagatatttcttttgctgCCAATGAAGCtgcagaaaagaagattaaGTCATTACAATATTTGGGATCATATATTGCGAGGGCCAAGAAGCTTTCTAGAACTCAAATCATTTTTGTTGCAAGCTATTTAACATCGTGGTTGAATAGATATGTTAttgaaagagaagaagaagtagaCCAACGTGGAGGCATGGAGAGATTCAAACATTTCTACGCTGCATTTCAAGCACTTTGTTATATTTTCTGCTTTAGACATAGCATCTTTAGAGACACTGATGGTAACTGGGAGTGTGAACTGGacaaattctttcaaagaatgGTCATTTCAAAATTCAATCCATTAAAGTTTTGCAACGAAAACGTCATGTTAATGTTTGCTCGTATTGCCCAACAAGAAAGCGTTGCGTATTGTTTCAGTATAATTGagaataacaacaatgaaaGATTGAGAGGTATTATCGGTAAGGCCGATAGCGACAGAAAGGAAAGTGCGGTACAAGCAAACAATGCATCATCTTCCTGGTCGTTGGCCACCCGACAACAGTTTATTGACTTACAGAGTTACTTCCCATTTGAtcctttgtttttgaaaaactataAAATTTTAATGAAAGAATATTATATAGAATGGAGTGAAGCAAGCGGTGAATATGAAAGTGATGGGTCTGATGACTAA